The Daphnia carinata strain CSIRO-1 chromosome 9, CSIRO_AGI_Dcar_HiC_V3, whole genome shotgun sequence nucleotide sequence TcgttaaaaatagaaaatgaacaCGATAAGCgattaaggaagaaaaaaggtggtGAATAACAAATAGTTTATCGAGAATAGAAAACACATTCGCCGGTAGTGGTTCTTCCAGTGATGTTTACATACAGTCATCCATCTTTGTGCGGATGGAGAAACTGGCGTTTGATGCTTTAAAGATAGGGGAAACGTAACCTAATCAATAGTTTAACCACATGTTTCGTGtagatttctcttttttttttgggggttgaTGAAAATAGCCGTGTCGAGTAAGCCTTCCAGTTTTCAAGTTGCCACTTTCGGCCGATGTGCCCACCTTTCATATTTCAAATAGATCAACAACGTACTTTTCAAAACTTGTTTATGACTACTTTTTAAGTGGCAAAACTGATcgattcaaatgtttttttatacacAAAGAAGCATTTGAAACgattcgattaaaaataaaactattggTGCGACAAATTGTGACACTCGCAATGCAAATCATGAGtcaataaaattcttttctttgtcttgTTGCCATGCAGGAATTCCTGGAAGTCGAAGGCGACTTTCTCTTCCTTGGTGGACACGTAACGAAGGCCCTTTTTGCAACATCCGATGGAATTATCGCACCGCTGCACGATGGCTGCGTGAGGCAGGTAAATAGCCGCTGAATTGTAATCAGCATATTCATCTTCTGTTATTAGAAATTCATCAGCATTTTATGAATGcacttttatttcttattaaaGACGCACTAAAACTTACCCAGGTAAGCGATTCGTGATTGCGGTTTCCTGCAACTTCGTTCGTTAAACGGTTGCTTCGTTACCGGTGCGATGCTATTGGCTTCGCTTAGTAAAATGGCCGAATGGTTAATCATCAAGAACATGAAAATGACTTTAATGCACACAGAAGACAAGGACATGGCGAGTTCGGcaaataactgaaaaaaaaaacaaacaaaacaaaagcagaagGTAGTGGTGCAAAGATCGAACGCTGACTGAATACAAGTAGGTGAATGCCAGTAGTTTTAACATAACGAGACCAACATTGACCATTTTTAATGGCTGGaagccacttttttttcaaatccgcGGTGATATTAGACAAAACGAAATGTACGttccactcttttttttttttttcttatggaagttttgcttctgtttttttaattccaatTATGGAGCTGACTCCGACAAGATCCGTGACCAGACGTTTGACtactcttgtttgtttttccttttcatttattattttgttgt carries:
- the LOC130697876 gene encoding uncharacterized protein LOC130697876, with the protein product MSLSSVCIKVIFMFLMINHSAILLSEANSIAPVTKQPFNERSCRKPQSRIAYLEDEYADYNSAAIYLPHAAIVQRCDNSIGCCKKGLRYVSTKEEKVAFDFQEFLHGNKTKKRILLTHDLHCECHNLSHQ